Proteins encoded together in one Ictidomys tridecemlineatus isolate mIctTri1 chromosome 3, mIctTri1.hap1, whole genome shotgun sequence window:
- the LOC144376395 gene encoding palmitoyltransferase ZDHHC19-like isoform X1 — MVARALAQDGEWAYPVVSGLLFLLSLYSLIGMNFSDPGILHRGAFEQYPETIYNARVNGRLYYMPWCPTCCFHRPPRTFHCKRCNICVEEFDHHCRWVNNCVGHRNIRLYLLLLMSLCLYLGTVLATCVVFIIHRRNMAFLDKIMTILVAVPAGALLVPLILQLFIKAVAVGTARRPYEEKYDKAFNVGCWRNCYIALCAPLGPKYMSEAVCIQVDQGTNWGPKELLKDLLWPRCATQAPPRSGNAAPVQKGMPEQGAQLPQTFRVLKGKPTEHPLAVRGVNKYYNASTLKKKNLRFPPTEKDCFPSGTPALNTNGPETSAIVMEADDGDGEVQPFTAPQHDHTRPGMPEQGAQLPQTFRVLKGKPTEHPLAVRGVNKYYNTSTLKKKNVRFPPTEKDCFPSGRPALNTKWPEKLAIVMEEEDGDGEEQPSTAPQLGHTRPLNTKGPETSAIVMEEGDGDGDVRPFTAP, encoded by the exons AGCCCGAGCACTGGCGCAAGATGGAGAGTGGGCCTACCCAGTGGTTTCCGGACTTCTCTTCCTCCTGAGTTTATACAGCCTCATTGGCATGAACTTTTCAGACCCAGGAATCTTGCATAGAG GCGCCTTCGAGCAGTACCCTGAGACTATATACAATGCACGAGTGAATGGCAGGTTGTACTACATGCCGTGGTGTCCCACGTGCTGTTTTCACCGCCCGCCCCGAACCTTCCACTGCAAAAGGTGTaacatctgtgtggag gagttCGACCACCATTGCAGGTGGGTGAATAACTGCGTGGGGCACCGAAACATCCGGCTCTACCTGCTACTCCTCATGTCCCTGTGCCTGTATCTGGGTACCGTGCTGGCCACCTGCGTGGTTTTCATCATACACAGGAGGAACATGGCGTTTTTGGACAAAATCATGAC catcctagtggctgtaccCGCTGGGGCCCTCCTGGTCCCGCTCATCCTGCAATTGTTCATCAAGGCAGTGGCGGTGGGCACCGCCAGGCGACCCTATGAGGAGAAG TATGACAAGGCATTCAATGTGGGCTGCTGGAGAAATTGTTACATCGCACTCTGTGCACCCTTGGGACCTAA GTACATGTCCGAGGCGGTCTGCATTCAGGTGGACCAGGGGACCAACTGGGGGCCAAAAGAACTCCTTAAAGACCTCCTTTGGCCCAGGTGCGCCACTCAGGCCCCCCCAAGGAGTGGCAATGCTGCACCTGTACAGAAG ggCATGCCAGAGCAGGGGGCTCAGTTGCCACAAACCTTCAGGGTCCTCAAAGGAAAGCCAACGGAGCATCCTCTAGCTGTGCGGGGTGTCAACAAGTATTATAATGCCAgcaccttgaagaagaaaaatctcagatttcCTCCTACTG AGAAGGATTGCTTCCCTTCTGGAACACCAGCA CTGAACACCAATGGACCAGAAACATCAGCAATAGTAATGGAGGcagatgatggtgatggagaggtgCAGCCTTTCACTGCCCCACAACATGACCATACAAGACCA ggCATGCCAGAGCAGGGGGCTCAGTTGCCACAAACCTTCAGGGTCCTCAAAGGAAAGCCAACGGAGCATCCTCTAGCTGTGCGGGGTGTCAACAAGTATTATAACACCAgcaccttgaagaagaaaaatgtcagatttcCTCCTACTG agaaggatTGCTTCCCTTCTGGAAGACCAGCA CTGAACACCAAGTGGCCGGAAAAATTAGCAATTGTAATGGAGGAAGAGGATGGTGATGGAGAGGAACAACCTTCCACTGCCCCACAACTTGGCCATACAAGACCA CTGAACACCAAGGGGCCGGAAACATCAGCAATTGTAATGGAggaaggtgatggtgatggagacgTGCGGCCTTTCACTGCCCCATGA
- the LOC144376395 gene encoding palmitoyltransferase ZDHHC19-like isoform X2, which translates to MVARALAQDGEWAYPVVSGLLFLLSLYSLIGMNFSDPGILHRGAFEQYPETIYNARVNGRLYYMPWCPTCCFHRPPRTFHCKRCNICVEEFDHHCRWVNNCVGHRNIRLYLLLLMSLCLYLGTVLATCVVFIIHRRNMAFLDKIMTILVAVPAGALLVPLILQLFIKAVAVGTARRPYEEKYDKAFNVGCWRNCYIALCAPLGPKYMSEAVCIQVDQGTNWGPKELLKDLLWPRCATQAPPRSGNAAPVQKGMPEQGAQLPQTFRVLKGKPTEHPLAVRGVNKYYNASTLKKKNLRFPPTEKDCFPSGTPALNTNGPETSAIVMEADDGDGEVQPFTAPQHDHTRPGMPEQGAQLPQTFRVLKGKPTEHPLAVRGVNKYYNTSTLKKKNVRFPPTEKDCFPSGRPALNTKWPEKLAIVMEEEDGDGEEQPSTAPQLGHTRPGPETSAIVMEEGDGDGDVRPFTAP; encoded by the exons AGCCCGAGCACTGGCGCAAGATGGAGAGTGGGCCTACCCAGTGGTTTCCGGACTTCTCTTCCTCCTGAGTTTATACAGCCTCATTGGCATGAACTTTTCAGACCCAGGAATCTTGCATAGAG GCGCCTTCGAGCAGTACCCTGAGACTATATACAATGCACGAGTGAATGGCAGGTTGTACTACATGCCGTGGTGTCCCACGTGCTGTTTTCACCGCCCGCCCCGAACCTTCCACTGCAAAAGGTGTaacatctgtgtggag gagttCGACCACCATTGCAGGTGGGTGAATAACTGCGTGGGGCACCGAAACATCCGGCTCTACCTGCTACTCCTCATGTCCCTGTGCCTGTATCTGGGTACCGTGCTGGCCACCTGCGTGGTTTTCATCATACACAGGAGGAACATGGCGTTTTTGGACAAAATCATGAC catcctagtggctgtaccCGCTGGGGCCCTCCTGGTCCCGCTCATCCTGCAATTGTTCATCAAGGCAGTGGCGGTGGGCACCGCCAGGCGACCCTATGAGGAGAAG TATGACAAGGCATTCAATGTGGGCTGCTGGAGAAATTGTTACATCGCACTCTGTGCACCCTTGGGACCTAA GTACATGTCCGAGGCGGTCTGCATTCAGGTGGACCAGGGGACCAACTGGGGGCCAAAAGAACTCCTTAAAGACCTCCTTTGGCCCAGGTGCGCCACTCAGGCCCCCCCAAGGAGTGGCAATGCTGCACCTGTACAGAAG ggCATGCCAGAGCAGGGGGCTCAGTTGCCACAAACCTTCAGGGTCCTCAAAGGAAAGCCAACGGAGCATCCTCTAGCTGTGCGGGGTGTCAACAAGTATTATAATGCCAgcaccttgaagaagaaaaatctcagatttcCTCCTACTG AGAAGGATTGCTTCCCTTCTGGAACACCAGCA CTGAACACCAATGGACCAGAAACATCAGCAATAGTAATGGAGGcagatgatggtgatggagaggtgCAGCCTTTCACTGCCCCACAACATGACCATACAAGACCA ggCATGCCAGAGCAGGGGGCTCAGTTGCCACAAACCTTCAGGGTCCTCAAAGGAAAGCCAACGGAGCATCCTCTAGCTGTGCGGGGTGTCAACAAGTATTATAACACCAgcaccttgaagaagaaaaatgtcagatttcCTCCTACTG agaaggatTGCTTCCCTTCTGGAAGACCAGCA CTGAACACCAAGTGGCCGGAAAAATTAGCAATTGTAATGGAGGAAGAGGATGGTGATGGAGAGGAACAACCTTCCACTGCCCCACAACTTGGCCATACAAGACCA GGGCCGGAAACATCAGCAATTGTAATGGAggaaggtgatggtgatggagacgTGCGGCCTTTCACTGCCCCATGA